The following proteins come from a genomic window of Phacochoerus africanus isolate WHEZ1 chromosome 9, ROS_Pafr_v1, whole genome shotgun sequence:
- the LOC125135936 gene encoding glutathione S-transferase alpha M14 isoform X2, translating into MVEIDGMKLVQTRAILNYIATKYNLYGKDTKERALIDMYTEGVADLGEMILLLPLCPPDEKDAKVAAIKEKSTNRYLPAFEKVLKSHGQDYLVGNKLSRADIQLVELLYYVEELDPSLLATFPLLKALKTRVSNLPTVKKFLQPGSQRKPPMDAKKLEEARKVFMSS; encoded by the exons ATGGTTGAGATTGACGGGATGAAGCTGGTGCAGACCAGGGCCATCCTCAACTACATCGCCACCAAGTACAACCTCTACGGGAAGGACACCAAGGAGAGAGCCCT GATTGATATGTATACAGAAGGTGTGGCAGATTTGGGTGAAATGATCTTGCTGTTGCCACTGTGCCCACCCGATGAAAAAGATGCCAAGGTGGCCGCGATCAAAGAAAAATCGACAAACCGTTATCTTCCTGCATTTGAAAAA GTGTTGAAGAGCCATGGACAAGACTACCTTGTGGGCAACAAGCTGAGCAGGGCTGACATCCAGCTGGTTGAACTTCTCTACTACGTGGAAGAGCTGGACCCCAGCCTGCTGGCCACCTTCCCTCTGCTGAAG GCCCTGAAAACCAGAGTCAGCAACCTCCCCACGGTGAAGAAGTTTCTGCAGCCTGGCAGCCAGAGGAAGCCTCCCATGGATGCGAAAAAATTAGAAGAAGCCAGGAAGGTTTTCATGTCTTCATAA
- the LOC125135936 gene encoding glutathione S-transferase alpha M14 isoform X1 has protein sequence MAGKPILHYFNGRGRMECIRWLLAAAGVEFEEKFIENPNDLNKLKNDGSLLFQQVPMVEIDGMKLVQTRAILNYIATKYNLYGKDTKERALIDMYTEGVADLGEMILLLPLCPPDEKDAKVAAIKEKSTNRYLPAFEKVLKSHGQDYLVGNKLSRADIQLVELLYYVEELDPSLLATFPLLKALKTRVSNLPTVKKFLQPGSQRKPPMDAKKLEEARKVFMSS, from the exons ATGGCGGGGAAGCCCATTCTTCACTATTTCAATGGCCGAGGCAGAATGGAGTGTATCCGGTGGCTCCTGGCTGCAGCTGGAGTGGAG TTCGAAGAGAAATTTATAGAAAATCCAAACGACTTGAATAAGTTAAAAAATG ATGGGAGTTTGCTGTTCCAGCAAGTGCCCATGGTTGAGATTGACGGGATGAAGCTGGTGCAGACCAGGGCCATCCTCAACTACATCGCCACCAAGTACAACCTCTACGGGAAGGACACCAAGGAGAGAGCCCT GATTGATATGTATACAGAAGGTGTGGCAGATTTGGGTGAAATGATCTTGCTGTTGCCACTGTGCCCACCCGATGAAAAAGATGCCAAGGTGGCCGCGATCAAAGAAAAATCGACAAACCGTTATCTTCCTGCATTTGAAAAA GTGTTGAAGAGCCATGGACAAGACTACCTTGTGGGCAACAAGCTGAGCAGGGCTGACATCCAGCTGGTTGAACTTCTCTACTACGTGGAAGAGCTGGACCCCAGCCTGCTGGCCACCTTCCCTCTGCTGAAG GCCCTGAAAACCAGAGTCAGCAACCTCCCCACGGTGAAGAAGTTTCTGCAGCCTGGCAGCCAGAGGAAGCCTCCCATGGATGCGAAAAAATTAGAAGAAGCCAGGAAGGTTTTCATGTCTTCATAA
- the LOC125135937 gene encoding glutathione S-transferase alpha M14-like, protein MAGKPILHYFNGRGRMECIRWLLAAAGVEFEEKFIENPNDLNKLKNDGSLLFQQVPMVEIDGMKLVQTRAILNYIATKYNLYGKDTKERALIDMYTEGVADLGEMILLLPLCPPDEKDAKVAAIKEKSTNRYLPAFEKVLKSHGQDYLVGNKLSRADIQLVELLYYVEELDPSLLATFPLLKALKTRVSNLPTVKKFLQPGSQRKPPMDEKCLEEAKNIFRIK, encoded by the exons ATGGCGGGGAAGCCCATTCTTCACTATTTCAATGGCCGAGGCAGAATGGAGTGTATCCGGTGGCTCCTGGCTGCAGCTGGAGTGGAG TTCGAAGAGAAATTTATAGAAAATCCAAACGACTTGAATAAGTTAAAAAATG ATGGGAGTTTGCTGTTCCAGCAAGTGCCCATGGTTGAGATTGACGGGATGAAGCTGGTGCAGACCAGGGCCATCCTCAACTACATCGCCACCAAGTACAACCTCTACGGGAAGGACACCAAGGAGAGAGCCCT GATTGATATGTATACAGAAGGTGTGGCAGATTTGGGTGAAATGATCTTGCTGTTGCCACTGTGCCCACCCGATGAAAAAGATGCCAAGGTGGCCGCGATCAAAGAAAAATCGACAAACCGTTATCTTCCTGCATTTGAAAAA GTGTTGAAGAGCCATGGACAAGACTACCTTGTGGGCAACAAGCTGAGCAGGGCTGACATCCAGCTGGTTGAACTTCTCTACTACGTGGAAGAGCTGGACCCCAGCCTGCTGGCCACCTTCCCTCTGCTGAAG GCCCTGAAAACCAGAGTCAGCAACCTCCCCACGGTGAAGAAGTTTCTGCAGCCTGGCAGCCAGAGGAAGCCTCCCATGGATGAGAAATGTTTAGAAGAAGCCAAGAATATTTTCCGGATTAAATAA